In Fervidicoccaceae archaeon, the DNA window GGAGGAGCCCGCGATGTAGAGCTCGCGCCACTTAGCGTAGGCTTCTAGCAGTCGCGAGGGCAAGCGGTCCCGCACTCCACAAAGGCTTGAGCAGGGGGTATAGCTTTATATCAAGCTGTTTGTACCCAATTGAGGGCCCGAGGTGCCGTCCCTCGATGTCGCGCGATCGCGTTATCGGCTTCTCCCTCATCGCGGTGAGCGTTCTCGTCGTGTTCTTCTACATCTACGCGCTGTTCACTGAATATGCCTTGATCGTGCTCAAGCTCACGGCGGCGGTGGCGGTCGCCGGCGTCTTCGGGATACTGGCCTGGATAGGCTACACGCTCGCCACGACGCCCCCGCCTAAGCCCGTAGAGGAGATAGAGAAGGAGATAGAACAGGAGCTCAAAAAGCTGGATGCAGAAGAGAAGACCTCCTCGTGAGCCCGAGAATTTTCCTTAAGCGAAAGGTTTGAAAATCCGCCTCTCGAGCGAGCCCTCAGGCGATCTCGTGTAGGTAGCCGCGCTTCAGCCCCAGAGCCCTATCGGTTTTCTCTATAGACGCCGCGGCGCTCACCTCGAGCCGAGTCGAGGCTCTTACCGCGTCCACGTTCTCGGGGACCACTATCGATTCTTGATGGACGCTCTGCGTCAGAGAGACTTCGTCCCCATCGACCCAGATGCTCTCCTCCCACACGATCAGCTCCGGCACGTCGTAGCGCCTCCTGCCGTAATCTCTGAAGAACTCCACGAGCTGTCCTGTGCTGATTATGCTCGTCGCCTCGCTGCTCACTACCAGGATCCTGGGGGTCTCGAGGAAGAGCTCCACGAGGTCGCGCTTCTCGACTCTCCTCTTGAGCTTGAGCGTGACATGATGCGTGTGCATGAGAGTGGTCGGCACGGCTATGGCCGCCGTCACGATGTCGATCCTCGGCATCACCGACTTCACGTCGAGGCCGTGGTGACTCGGGACCTGAGGAGGGTCGAGCACGATGCTGTTGATGGGGCCTCTCGCGTGCTCCTTCGGGTCTGCGCCGCGCCTAACTATGAAGGCTCTGGCCTTCTCGAGCCCGAAGGCCCTGGCCACCGTGCAGAGCAATCTGAGGAGGCCCGTCGTGTTGCACGAAACGACTCGTATGCTGCTCTTGCCGAGCGCCTCCTCGTAGTTGCAGAAGGAATTGAACGATATCTCGGCTACTCGAGCCTTCTCGCCGCCCTGAAAGACGGCCCTCACGCCCCGCTCGGCGTAGATCGGCTTGTACTTCTCGCCCACTCCTCCCGGGGTTGCGTCGACGATCACGTCAACCGATCTCAGCAGGTCGTCGAGC includes these proteins:
- a CDS encoding transcriptional regulator gives rise to the protein MSRDRVIGFSLIAVSVLVVFFYIYALFTEYALIVLKLTAAVAVAGVFGILAWIGYTLATTPPPKPVEEIEKEIEQELKKLDAEEKTSS
- a CDS encoding type II glyceraldehyde-3-phosphate dehydrogenase; the protein is MVRVGVNGFGTIGKRIAEAIAAQDDMKLVGVAKTKPDYEALIARSRGYDIYVAGSKPEDFEERGIKVKGTLDDLLRSVDVIVDATPGGVGEKYKPIYAERGVRAVFQGGEKARVAEISFNSFCNYEEALGKSSIRVVSCNTTGLLRLLCTVARAFGLEKARAFIVRRGADPKEHARGPINSIVLDPPQVPSHHGLDVKSVMPRIDIVTAAIAVPTTLMHTHHVTLKLKRRVEKRDLVELFLETPRILVVSSEATSIISTGQLVEFFRDYGRRRYDVPELIVWEESIWVDGDEVSLTQSVHQESIVVPENVDAVRASTRLEVSAAASIEKTDRALGLKRGYLHEIA